Proteins co-encoded in one Gehongia tenuis genomic window:
- a CDS encoding VOC family protein: MNYTSVVLSVADINAARKFYEDLFGLELDQNYGINISFTCGLSLQQDFDWLIKLPKDRILNYANNMELCFEEKDFDGFLKKLKKYPGIVFLGDVIEHGWGQRVIRFYDLDGHLIEVGEDMEMVVQRFLDTGMTMEEVSARMDVSVKDLLKLLHR, translated from the coding sequence ATGAACTATACCAGCGTGGTATTATCTGTGGCGGATATCAACGCCGCACGGAAATTTTATGAGGATTTGTTTGGCCTCGAACTCGATCAAAACTATGGCATCAACATTTCCTTTACCTGCGGCCTATCCCTACAGCAGGACTTCGATTGGCTGATAAAGTTGCCGAAGGATAGGATATTGAACTATGCCAACAATATGGAGCTCTGCTTTGAGGAAAAAGATTTCGATGGTTTTTTAAAAAAGCTGAAGAAGTATCCGGGCATCGTCTTTTTGGGCGATGTGATAGAACACGGCTGGGGTCAGAGGGTCATTCGATTCTACGATTTGGATGGTCACTTGATTGAAGTGGGGGAGGATATGGAAATGGTTGTCCAGCGTTTTTTGGATACGGGTATGACGATGGAAGAGGTGTCAGCAAGGATGGATGTATCCGTAAAGGATCTGCTGAAACTTTTGCATCGTTAG
- the rlmD gene encoding 23S rRNA (uracil(1939)-C(5))-methyltransferase RlmD, with product MKKQDKLAVTADDLTHEGMGVAHVEGMAVFVKGLLPEETAEIEIIKVAKNYAVGRIMELLKPSSQRTEATCPAFGRCGGCTLMHLSYPAQLQMKAKRVVDCLARIGGVDSDIFEGIVGMENPYGYRNKAPYPAAMVEGGARLGFYAARSHRLVPVERCPVQMPVIQQAYQGVCECLKKYPVPAYDEASGAGLLRHVMIRASQSTGEVMIAYIIRGRALPGEERIAEFLKERVEGLAGVMVNQNMRSGNVILGDGWRTLWGRDHIEDELCGLKFRVSPASFFQVNPAQAQRLYEKAAEYGELTKEDTVFDGYCGTGTLTLVLARQAKRAVGVEIVPEAVADARINAANNGLADRTEFWLGKAEEVLPAKIAEGFKPDVVVFDPPRKGCHPDFLAAMAKAGPKRMVYVSCDPATLARDIALLRDFGYAARRAKAFDLFPHSGHVECVVQLSADN from the coding sequence ATGAAAAAACAGGATAAGTTGGCGGTTACCGCCGATGATTTGACCCACGAGGGGATGGGCGTTGCCCACGTGGAAGGCATGGCCGTATTTGTGAAAGGACTGCTGCCGGAGGAGACGGCGGAAATTGAGATCATCAAAGTCGCCAAAAATTATGCCGTGGGGCGTATCATGGAGCTGTTGAAGCCCTCATCCCAGCGGACGGAGGCGACCTGCCCCGCCTTTGGCCGGTGCGGAGGCTGCACGCTGATGCATCTCAGCTATCCGGCACAGCTTCAAATGAAGGCAAAGCGGGTGGTGGACTGCCTAGCTCGGATCGGCGGCGTGGATTCGGACATCTTCGAAGGCATTGTGGGTATGGAGAACCCCTACGGATATCGAAACAAGGCGCCCTATCCTGCAGCAATGGTGGAGGGCGGCGCCCGTCTTGGCTTCTATGCGGCCCGCAGTCACCGGCTGGTGCCAGTGGAGCGCTGTCCGGTACAGATGCCCGTCATTCAGCAGGCTTATCAAGGGGTATGCGAATGTCTCAAAAAATATCCTGTGCCCGCTTATGATGAAGCATCGGGAGCGGGTTTGCTGCGCCATGTGATGATTCGGGCCTCACAAAGCACCGGCGAGGTGATGATCGCCTACATCATCCGAGGCAGAGCTCTGCCCGGCGAAGAACGCATTGCCGAATTTCTGAAGGAACGGGTGGAAGGTCTGGCCGGTGTGATGGTGAACCAAAATATGAGATCGGGCAACGTGATTTTGGGGGACGGATGGAGGACGCTTTGGGGCAGGGACCATATTGAGGACGAGCTTTGCGGGCTCAAGTTTCGGGTGTCGCCCGCCTCCTTTTTTCAGGTTAATCCGGCGCAGGCCCAGCGGCTGTATGAAAAGGCGGCGGAGTATGGAGAGCTGACAAAGGAGGACACGGTCTTTGACGGCTACTGCGGAACGGGCACCCTGACCTTGGTGCTGGCCCGGCAGGCGAAGCGGGCCGTGGGTGTGGAAATTGTTCCGGAAGCGGTTGCAGATGCCCGAATCAATGCCGCAAACAATGGTCTGGCGGATCGAACGGAATTTTGGCTGGGAAAGGCGGAGGAGGTGCTGCCCGCGAAAATTGCGGAGGGATTTAAACCGGATGTAGTGGTCTTTGATCCGCCGCGCAAGGGATGCCATCCCGATTTTCTTGCCGCTATGGCGAAGGCGGGACCCAAACGCATGGTCTATGTCTCCTGTGATCCCGCAACCCTGGCGCGGGATATCGCTCTTTTGAGGGATTTTGGCTATGCGGCCCGGCGTGCCAAAGCTTTCGATCTTTTTCCTCATTCGGGTCATGTGGAGTGCGTGGTGCAGCTGAGTGCGGATAACTGA
- the pfkA gene encoding 6-phosphofructokinase, translating to MKKIAVLTSGGDAPGMNAAIRAVVRIADYHGMEVYGVSRGYNGLINGQIEKMTPRSVADIIQRGGTILKTARCEEFKTEEGRAKAVEQIQKYGIEGVIVCGGDGSFRGAQLLSRLGIPTVGLPGTIDNDLAYTEYTLGFDTAVNTAVSAINNIRDTMTSHERVSVVEVMGRRCGDIALYAGIAGGAEVIMVPEIPVSIDYICQRLLAGKERGKLSSIIVLAEGAGHGEEISELVEKGTGLETRPVVLGHVQRGGTPTCRDRILASRMSAHAVKLLSKGVGNRLVGVKGEKIFDMDIDEALAQKRTFSKELYDLAIELAN from the coding sequence ATGAAAAAAATTGCAGTTTTGACCAGCGGCGGAGATGCGCCGGGTATGAATGCCGCCATCCGCGCCGTTGTACGCATCGCCGATTATCATGGCATGGAAGTCTATGGTGTGAGCCGCGGCTACAATGGTCTTATTAACGGCCAGATTGAGAAGATGACGCCAAGGAGCGTTGCCGATATCATCCAGCGCGGGGGGACCATTCTTAAAACTGCCCGCTGCGAAGAGTTTAAGACCGAGGAAGGCCGCGCCAAGGCAGTGGAACAGATCCAAAAATACGGCATTGAAGGCGTGATCGTCTGCGGCGGTGACGGAAGCTTCCGCGGTGCTCAGCTGCTGAGCCGCCTAGGCATCCCCACGGTGGGGCTGCCAGGCACCATCGACAACGACCTTGCCTATACCGAGTACACCCTTGGCTTTGATACGGCGGTTAACACGGCGGTTTCCGCCATCAACAATATTCGGGACACCATGACCTCCCATGAGCGAGTGAGCGTGGTGGAGGTGATGGGCCGCAGATGCGGGGATATCGCCCTCTATGCGGGCATCGCCGGCGGCGCCGAAGTGATTATGGTACCGGAAATCCCGGTGAGCATCGATTATATCTGCCAGCGGCTTTTGGCCGGCAAGGAGCGGGGCAAGCTCTCCTCCATCATTGTGCTTGCGGAAGGCGCGGGCCATGGCGAGGAGATCAGCGAATTGGTGGAGAAGGGAACGGGCCTTGAAACCCGGCCCGTGGTGCTGGGCCATGTGCAGAGGGGCGGAACGCCCACCTGCCGGGACCGCATTTTGGCCAGCCGCATGAGCGCCCATGCCGTGAAGCTTTTGAGCAAGGGGGTTGGCAATCGCCTGGTGGGAGTCAAGGGCGAGAAGATCTTCGATATGGATATCGATGAGGCTCTGGCCCAGAAACGGACCTTCAGCAAGGAATTGTACGATCTGGCGATTGAACTCGCCAACTGA
- a CDS encoding DNA polymerase III subunit alpha: MLEFVHLHVHTEYSLLDGASRIDKLLDRCRELGMDKLAITDHGVLYGVVDFYKKAKARGIKPILGCEMYVAAGSHLEKQNKEYNHLILLAQNETGYQNLVKLVSLAFLEGFYYKPRIDEELLRTHSEGLICMSACLAGAIPQALLQGQDQKARRIAERYQAMFPGRYYIELMDHHLPEEREVMPKLIALARELQIPMTATNDIHYILKEDAEAQEILMCIQTGKTLDDPEHMRLETEEFYLKSPEEMARLFEAVPDALENTVKIADQCQVDFDFDTMHLPAFDVPEGYTAAGFFRKLCQEGIEKRFQPVPSEVQERLESEMSMIEQMGYVDYFLIVHDFIKYAKDHGIPVGPGRGSAAGSITAYALSITDVNPLKYGLIFERFLNPERISMPDIDIDFDYERRGEVIDYVVEKYGQDRVAQIITFGTMAARAVIRDVGRALGMAYSQVDPIAKMIPFVLGMTIDKALEMNGELKRLAEEDEAVGRLIRLAKVLEGLPRHASTHAAGVVISKVPLMEYVPLQKTEDSVVTQFPMTTLEELGLLKMDFLGLRTLTVIQEAIDLVEKNKGVKVEFEKMDMEDPGVYEMLSSGDTDGVFQMEGTGMRSFLRDLKPNCFEDIIAGISLYRPGPMEQIPRYIAGRRHPDQVKYAHPLLEPILSVTFGCMVYQEQVMQIVRDLAGYSMGRSDLVRRAMSKKKKDVMERERDIFINGLVEDGERVLPGCVGNGVDAKTANDIFDEMTAFAQYAFNKSHAAAYGVVAYRTAYLKVHYPLEFMAALLNSVMGNTEKIALYIDTCRHKGIKVLPPDVNTSYRKFSVDGESIRFGLLAIKNVGSTAVEILVEERQKNGPFKDFLDFCQRGDSEFLNKRMVESMIKAGAFDSLGAIRPQLMYVYEKVMDSVAQERKHNVKGQISLFSMEESAASSMMPKLELPDLPSYAPTVQLALEKETMGVYISGHPLEAYVKELEKMEWTVARLKERLEENALLTGDLYDGKRIELAGMVAGRTLKYTKNNQVMAFVQLEDMTGSLECLIFPKVYEKSQGLLTEGMAIRVRGKLSVREEEDPKILADEVLPLGAVAEPEPERERPVPAQGKLYIKVPTIDDPVVKKIRIALRLNPGELPVILMDASDRRTYAMKSLPIKPGPELLDSLKKLVGEDSVRLKVGH; the protein is encoded by the coding sequence ATGTTGGAATTTGTCCATCTACACGTGCATACTGAATACAGCCTTTTGGATGGCGCCAGCCGCATTGATAAGCTGCTGGACCGCTGCAGGGAACTGGGTATGGACAAGCTGGCAATCACTGATCACGGCGTACTTTACGGCGTGGTGGATTTTTATAAGAAGGCAAAGGCGCGGGGCATCAAACCCATTCTGGGCTGCGAGATGTATGTGGCCGCAGGGTCCCATCTTGAAAAACAGAACAAGGAATACAACCATCTCATTTTACTGGCCCAAAATGAGACCGGTTATCAAAATTTGGTGAAGCTGGTGTCACTGGCCTTTTTGGAGGGGTTCTATTACAAGCCGAGGATCGATGAGGAACTCTTGAGGACCCACAGCGAGGGCCTCATCTGCATGTCCGCCTGTCTTGCCGGCGCCATTCCCCAGGCCCTTTTGCAGGGCCAGGATCAAAAGGCACGGCGCATTGCCGAACGGTATCAAGCCATGTTTCCCGGCCGGTACTACATTGAGCTGATGGACCACCATCTGCCCGAGGAGAGGGAGGTTATGCCAAAGCTCATCGCACTTGCCCGGGAACTGCAAATCCCCATGACGGCCACCAACGACATCCATTACATCCTGAAGGAGGATGCCGAGGCTCAGGAGATTCTCATGTGCATCCAAACGGGTAAAACCCTGGACGATCCGGAGCACATGCGCCTTGAGACGGAGGAATTCTATCTTAAATCACCGGAGGAGATGGCCCGCCTGTTTGAAGCGGTGCCGGATGCACTGGAGAACACGGTGAAAATTGCGGATCAGTGCCAGGTGGATTTTGATTTTGACACCATGCATCTGCCCGCTTTCGATGTCCCCGAAGGCTATACGGCTGCCGGATTCTTTCGGAAGCTTTGTCAGGAAGGTATTGAGAAGCGGTTCCAGCCCGTTCCTTCCGAAGTGCAGGAACGCTTGGAAAGTGAAATGTCCATGATCGAGCAGATGGGCTATGTGGATTACTTCCTCATTGTCCATGACTTTATCAAATATGCCAAGGATCATGGCATTCCCGTGGGGCCGGGCCGCGGCAGCGCCGCGGGCAGCATCACCGCCTATGCCCTTTCCATCACCGATGTGAATCCGCTCAAATATGGACTTATCTTCGAACGCTTCCTCAATCCGGAGCGAATCAGCATGCCCGATATCGATATCGACTTTGATTATGAGCGCCGGGGCGAAGTTATTGATTACGTGGTGGAGAAATATGGGCAGGATCGGGTGGCGCAGATCATCACTTTTGGGACCATGGCGGCCCGGGCGGTGATCCGGGATGTGGGCCGGGCCCTTGGCATGGCCTACAGCCAGGTGGACCCTATCGCCAAAATGATTCCCTTCGTGCTGGGCATGACCATCGACAAGGCCCTTGAAATGAACGGCGAGCTTAAGCGGCTGGCGGAGGAGGATGAGGCGGTGGGCCGCCTGATCCGACTGGCCAAGGTACTGGAGGGTTTGCCGCGCCATGCTTCCACCCATGCGGCGGGCGTGGTGATCTCCAAGGTTCCGCTGATGGAATACGTGCCTCTGCAAAAGACGGAGGACAGTGTGGTAACCCAGTTCCCGATGACCACCCTGGAGGAGCTGGGACTCCTCAAGATGGACTTTCTCGGCCTGCGCACGCTCACGGTCATTCAGGAGGCCATCGATCTTGTGGAGAAAAACAAGGGCGTTAAGGTCGAGTTTGAAAAAATGGATATGGAGGACCCGGGGGTGTATGAGATGCTCTCCAGCGGGGATACCGACGGCGTGTTCCAGATGGAAGGCACGGGCATGAGGAGCTTCCTGCGGGACCTTAAACCCAACTGTTTTGAGGATATCATCGCCGGCATCTCCCTGTACCGGCCCGGTCCCATGGAGCAGATTCCCCGCTACATTGCGGGCCGCCGCCATCCGGACCAGGTAAAGTACGCCCATCCGCTTCTGGAACCCATCCTGTCCGTGACCTTTGGCTGCATGGTGTATCAGGAGCAGGTCATGCAGATCGTGCGGGATCTGGCCGGATATTCCATGGGCCGCTCCGACCTGGTGCGCCGCGCCATGTCCAAAAAAAAGAAGGACGTCATGGAGCGGGAGCGGGATATCTTCATCAATGGTCTGGTGGAGGATGGAGAAAGGGTACTGCCGGGCTGTGTGGGCAACGGTGTGGACGCCAAAACCGCCAATGACATTTTCGATGAGATGACGGCTTTTGCCCAGTACGCTTTCAATAAGTCCCATGCGGCGGCCTACGGCGTGGTTGCATACCGTACCGCCTATCTCAAAGTTCATTATCCCCTGGAATTCATGGCGGCGCTGCTCAACAGCGTCATGGGCAATACCGAGAAGATCGCTCTTTATATCGATACCTGCCGCCACAAGGGCATCAAGGTGCTGCCGCCGGATGTCAATACCAGCTACCGAAAGTTCAGTGTGGACGGGGAATCCATTCGTTTTGGGCTTTTGGCCATCAAAAACGTGGGCAGCACTGCGGTAGAGATCCTGGTGGAGGAGCGGCAGAAGAATGGGCCTTTTAAGGATTTTCTGGATTTCTGCCAGCGGGGCGATTCGGAATTTTTGAATAAGCGTATGGTGGAGAGCATGATTAAGGCCGGCGCCTTCGATTCTCTGGGCGCAATCAGGCCTCAGCTCATGTACGTCTATGAGAAGGTCATGGATTCGGTAGCCCAGGAGCGCAAGCACAACGTGAAGGGGCAAATATCTCTTTTCAGCATGGAGGAGAGCGCCGCCTCATCGATGATGCCCAAGCTGGAGCTGCCCGATCTGCCCAGCTATGCGCCGACAGTGCAGCTGGCTTTGGAGAAGGAAACCATGGGCGTTTATATCTCGGGCCATCCGCTTGAGGCCTATGTCAAGGAACTGGAGAAAATGGAATGGACGGTGGCGAGGCTGAAAGAGCGGCTGGAGGAAAATGCTCTGCTGACCGGCGACCTCTATGACGGCAAGAGAATAGAACTGGCCGGCATGGTGGCGGGCCGCACCCTCAAATACACCAAAAACAATCAGGTGATGGCCTTTGTGCAGCTGGAGGATATGACGGGAAGCCTTGAGTGCCTCATTTTTCCCAAGGTCTACGAGAAGAGCCAAGGCCTTCTCACGGAAGGAATGGCCATCCGAGTGCGGGGAAAGCTCAGCGTCCGCGAGGAGGAGGATCCCAAGATTTTGGCCGATGAGGTACTGCCGCTGGGCGCTGTGGCCGAACCGGAGCCGGAAAGGGAGAGGCCGGTTCCCGCGCAGGGAAAGCTCTATATCAAGGTGCCCACCATCGATGATCCGGTGGTGAAGAAGATCCGCATCGCCCTTCGGCTGAATCCCGGGGAGCTGCCCGTGATCCTGATGGATGCATCCGACCGCAGGACTTATGCAATGAAAAGCCTGCCGATTAAGCCGGGCCCGGAGCTTTTGGACAGCTTAAAAAAATTGGTGGGTGAAGACAGCGTGCGATTGAAGGTTGGTCATTGA
- a CDS encoding HPr family phosphocarrier protein has product MQKKEVQVGWKEGINGQVAPKITHVAGRYSSLICVQTGTKKINAKSLMGVMSLAAKNGEHLLLTADGADASEAIAAVAKMIENR; this is encoded by the coding sequence ATGCAAAAAAAAGAAGTGCAGGTAGGCTGGAAGGAAGGCATTAATGGCCAGGTGGCCCCTAAAATCACTCATGTGGCAGGACGGTATTCCTCCCTCATCTGTGTGCAGACGGGGACCAAAAAGATTAATGCAAAATCCCTTATGGGCGTGATGTCGCTGGCGGCTAAGAATGGAGAACACCTGCTGCTGACGGCGGACGGCGCCGATGCCAGTGAGGCCATTGCGGCTGTGGCAAAGATGATTGAAAATCGCTAA
- the whiA gene encoding DNA-binding protein WhiA, which yields MSFSSEIKEELVHVGVKRSCCIRAELTALIQMAGTIHLKGMRHLALTINTENGAVARRAFSFLKKRYGIQPQIQMTEHTQPKKSHVYELMVDAEDALRVLRDTGIVEDDGDGFFNLNWRIQPSVVESECCKRAYLRGAFLGRGSMADPEKMYHLEFVVDREELAASLVELLQKKEINAKAIPRKDHFVVYLKEGEHVIRLLSMMGAHGALLEVENIRILKDMRNNVNRKVNCETANINKTVNTAVRQIECIRLVEQRIGFDRLSPNLRQIAELRLNYPDASLQELGAMLDKPIGKAGVHHRLRKLEEMANDLGLQQNKE from the coding sequence ATGTCCTTTTCATCGGAAATCAAGGAGGAACTGGTGCATGTGGGCGTAAAAAGGTCCTGCTGTATTCGGGCGGAACTCACAGCGCTCATTCAGATGGCAGGCACCATCCATCTGAAGGGCATGCGCCATCTGGCTCTCACCATCAACACGGAAAACGGTGCGGTGGCCCGCAGGGCTTTCAGCTTCCTCAAAAAAAGATATGGTATTCAGCCCCAGATTCAGATGACCGAGCATACTCAGCCCAAGAAAAGCCATGTCTACGAGCTGATGGTGGACGCAGAAGATGCCCTTCGCGTGCTGCGGGATACGGGCATTGTTGAGGATGATGGGGATGGCTTCTTTAATCTGAATTGGCGGATTCAGCCGTCCGTTGTGGAAAGCGAATGCTGCAAGCGGGCCTATCTCCGCGGCGCCTTTTTGGGCCGGGGCTCCATGGCCGATCCGGAGAAAATGTATCATCTGGAGTTCGTGGTGGACCGGGAGGAACTGGCCGCATCCCTGGTGGAATTGTTGCAAAAAAAAGAAATTAACGCCAAAGCCATTCCAAGAAAGGACCACTTTGTGGTATACTTGAAGGAAGGTGAACACGTTATACGCCTGCTCAGCATGATGGGCGCTCATGGTGCTCTGCTGGAAGTGGAGAATATCCGCATTCTTAAGGATATGCGGAACAACGTCAACCGCAAGGTGAACTGCGAAACGGCCAACATCAATAAGACCGTGAACACCGCGGTAAGACAGATTGAGTGCATACGGCTGGTGGAACAGCGGATCGGCTTTGACAGGCTTTCGCCAAACCTGAGGCAGATTGCTGAGCTCCGGCTCAACTATCCCGACGCATCCTTGCAAGAACTGGGCGCCATGCTGGATAAGCCCATTGGAAAGGCGGGCGTGCATCACCGGCTTCGCAAGCTGGAAGAAATGGCCAATGATTTGGGACTGCAACAGAATAAGGAGTGA
- the rapZ gene encoding RNase adapter RapZ produces MKFVVVTGVSGAGKTQVLRCLEDMGFFCMDNLPPMLLTKFVELCAQTKDDVQQVAVVVDIRGAEFFDTLGDTLEILRANVESMEILYLDADDAVLIQRYKESRRTHPLNQEGTLEEAIHKERQMLSILRDRADYILDTTTLRTSQLKEVLYKIFQGDTRQGMAVQVVSFGFKRGLPLDADLVFDVRFLPNPYYIEKLRNLNGTSKEVQDYVFSFPEAAEFMGHLKRLLTFLIPFYIKEGKTRLVVGIGCTGGKHRSVAIASRLADALKQSGYHTNLIHRDMQKESNREIYQGE; encoded by the coding sequence ATGAAGTTTGTGGTGGTGACCGGTGTTTCTGGTGCGGGCAAGACCCAGGTGCTCCGCTGTTTGGAGGATATGGGCTTTTTCTGTATGGATAACCTCCCGCCCATGCTGCTCACCAAGTTTGTGGAGCTGTGCGCCCAGACGAAAGATGATGTGCAGCAGGTTGCCGTGGTGGTGGACATCCGGGGCGCCGAATTTTTTGACACCCTGGGAGACACTTTGGAAATTCTGCGGGCCAATGTGGAGAGCATGGAGATTCTTTATCTTGACGCCGATGATGCCGTTTTGATCCAGCGCTACAAGGAATCCCGGCGCACCCATCCTCTGAACCAGGAAGGCACCTTGGAGGAAGCCATTCATAAGGAGCGGCAGATGCTTTCCATCCTTCGGGACCGGGCGGATTATATCCTGGATACAACCACCCTTCGGACAAGCCAGCTCAAGGAGGTTCTTTACAAGATCTTTCAGGGAGATACCCGTCAGGGCATGGCGGTGCAGGTGGTCTCCTTTGGTTTCAAGCGGGGGCTGCCCCTCGATGCCGATCTGGTCTTTGACGTGAGGTTTTTGCCCAATCCGTATTATATTGAAAAGCTTAGAAACCTGAACGGCACCTCGAAGGAGGTGCAGGATTATGTCTTTTCCTTTCCGGAGGCGGCGGAATTCATGGGCCATTTGAAAAGGCTTTTGACCTTTCTGATCCCTTTTTACATCAAGGAGGGCAAGACCCGTTTGGTGGTGGGTATCGGCTGCACGGGCGGGAAGCATCGTTCGGTTGCCATCGCCAGCCGCCTGGCGGACGCGCTCAAGCAAAGCGGTTACCATACCAATCTGATCCATCGGGATATGCAAAAGGAGAGCAATCGGGAAATCTATCAGGGGGAATAG
- the murB gene encoding UDP-N-acetylmuramate dehydrogenase, with the protein MTKLALKEELKKWVPEERLLVDAPMKEHTSFCIGGPADILMLAGSVKEIRAALQLCKTQHVAVMVMGKGSNLLVRDKGIRGLVIKLAENFGDINIEKNWLSAQAGASLAKLARQAMEAGLTGLEFASGIPGALGGALTMNAGAYGGEMKDVVRKATVLDETGAVRTVAAQELELGYRTSVFQRKPWVVLTAEMELRAGEREAIAQVMNDLNERRRLKQPLTQPSAGSTFKRPTGYYAGTLIDSCGLKGARVGDAMVSDKHAGFIVNVGNASCEDVLGLIAKVRQTVKERMDVELEPEVRLVGEA; encoded by the coding sequence ATGACCAAATTGGCCTTGAAAGAGGAACTGAAGAAATGGGTGCCGGAGGAGCGGCTGCTCGTGGACGCACCCATGAAGGAGCACACCTCCTTTTGCATCGGCGGGCCTGCCGATATCTTGATGCTGGCGGGATCGGTGAAAGAGATCCGTGCGGCCCTTCAGCTGTGCAAAACACAGCATGTGGCCGTTATGGTCATGGGCAAAGGCTCCAACCTTCTGGTCCGGGACAAGGGTATTCGCGGGCTTGTGATCAAGCTCGCTGAAAATTTTGGCGATATCAACATTGAGAAGAATTGGCTTTCGGCTCAGGCGGGGGCCTCCCTTGCGAAGCTTGCCCGGCAGGCTATGGAAGCGGGGCTGACCGGCCTTGAGTTTGCCAGCGGCATCCCCGGTGCCTTGGGCGGTGCGCTCACCATGAATGCCGGCGCTTACGGCGGCGAGATGAAGGACGTGGTAAGAAAGGCAACGGTGCTGGACGAGACGGGCGCTGTGAGAACGGTCGCGGCGCAGGAGCTGGAGCTGGGCTACCGCACCAGCGTTTTTCAAAGGAAACCTTGGGTGGTACTGACGGCGGAGATGGAGCTTCGCGCCGGGGAGCGGGAAGCCATCGCGCAGGTGATGAATGATTTGAATGAAAGAAGGCGGCTCAAGCAGCCCTTAACCCAGCCCAGCGCGGGCAGCACCTTCAAGCGGCCCACTGGGTACTATGCGGGTACGCTGATCGATTCCTGCGGACTCAAGGGAGCCCGGGTGGGGGATGCCATGGTGTCCGATAAGCACGCCGGCTTTATCGTCAATGTGGGAAACGCAAGCTGCGAGGATGTGCTGGGGCTTATAGCCAAGGTACGGCAAACGGTGAAGGAACGTATGGATGTGGAGTTGGAGCCGGAAGTTCGTTTGGTAGGCGAAGCATAG
- a CDS encoding type 2 periplasmic-binding domain-containing protein produces the protein MAKKKPLPLFLWAIFILAFLIGMPPILKASFSGEDPAEIKTELPEWTGVIRLLHVRDWQGGVSLENFLKEQIARFEKNNPKVFIEMTVVTGENFSEELLQNADLLSFSTGTLKDPREKLWPLSGANGLKSEFAGLGAYQGTQYAIPYAYGTYVLCRNTSLASTLPEDGENFAQSLADLSMDRGKGSEQQRVTGIALGSGGLRMPYLALVLAGGGGPEILEGADGTLLSMTDAYSAFAKGNSAYYVGTLNDGAKLRKKAEDGELPLALSLPVGNGPCYTDMVQYMGVVRGDDTKRSEMCAKFVGQVVDERAQKGITAAGAFPVRALDESAYEPESWLYPLEGQNLKILSPFMDQKEKEEFVQAAVKVLQGDMDGLNRWLP, from the coding sequence ATGGCGAAAAAGAAACCTTTGCCTCTATTTTTATGGGCAATTTTCATATTGGCGTTTCTGATTGGGATGCCGCCCATCCTGAAGGCCAGCTTCTCGGGGGAGGATCCGGCGGAAATCAAAACGGAGCTTCCGGAATGGACGGGCGTGATCCGGCTGCTCCATGTACGGGACTGGCAGGGCGGAGTTTCCCTGGAGAATTTTCTGAAGGAGCAGATCGCAAGATTTGAAAAAAACAATCCCAAGGTATTCATTGAGATGACGGTGGTCACCGGGGAGAACTTTTCCGAGGAACTCCTGCAAAACGCCGATCTGCTGTCCTTTTCCACGGGCACCTTGAAGGACCCACGGGAGAAGCTGTGGCCTTTATCCGGCGCAAACGGTCTTAAAAGTGAATTTGCCGGACTTGGCGCCTACCAGGGCACCCAATATGCCATTCCATACGCCTATGGCACCTATGTCTTGTGCCGCAATACCTCCTTGGCGTCCACACTTCCCGAAGATGGAGAGAATTTTGCACAGAGCCTTGCCGACCTCTCCATGGACCGGGGCAAAGGCAGTGAGCAGCAGCGCGTCACAGGGATCGCTCTTGGCAGCGGCGGATTGCGGATGCCCTATCTGGCTCTCGTCCTTGCGGGGGGAGGCGGGCCGGAGATTTTGGAGGGGGCGGACGGCACACTGCTGTCTATGACGGACGCCTATTCGGCCTTTGCCAAAGGAAACAGCGCTTATTATGTGGGCACTTTGAACGATGGGGCCAAGCTCCGTAAAAAAGCGGAGGACGGCGAGCTGCCTCTCGCTCTCAGCCTCCCTGTGGGTAATGGACCCTGCTATACGGACATGGTGCAGTATATGGGTGTGGTGCGGGGCGATGATACCAAAAGAAGCGAGATGTGCGCAAAGTTTGTGGGTCAGGTGGTGGATGAACGGGCACAGAAGGGTATCACTGCCGCGGGCGCGTTTCCGGTGCGGGCGCTGGATGAATCCGCGTATGAGCCGGAGAGCTGGCTGTATCCGCTGGAAGGTCAGAATCTGAAAATATTATCGCCCTTCATGGACCAAAAAGAGAAGGAAGAATTTGTGCAGGCTGCTGTCAAGGTACTGCAGGGCGATATGGACGGCCTAAACCGCTGGCTGCCCTGA